A single region of the Syngnathoides biaculeatus isolate LvHL_M chromosome 17, ASM1980259v1, whole genome shotgun sequence genome encodes:
- the LOC133491035 gene encoding uncharacterized protein LOC133491035, giving the protein MDKDDNLETLGEQLYARILPTQSEHAGKLTGMLLELPVPVLRRMLQDEAMLATAVEKAVAALQVDLPRQPSKITNKADDDESASSDSLGEHLFDLVDVYNTGYSQKITGMLLEQDKEAVLKLMSDPRQLEKQVNAALKTLKRQHAEAADVSDTSDADDTEGLGEKLFLQVEELDRLHAHEITGMLLEMDTGVLRQLLGERALLEAAVHKAQAALGTENIGILDQHK; this is encoded by the exons ATGGACAAGGATGACAATTTGGAGACGCTTGGCGAGCAGCTGTACGCTCGGATTTTGCCCACACAGAGCGAGCACGCCGGGAAACTGACAG GTATGCTGCTGGAGCTTCCTGTTCCTGTGCTGCGCAGGATGCTGCAGGATGAGGCCATGCTCGCTACGGCCGTGGAGAAAGCCGTCGCAGCCCTGCAGGTGGATTTGCCCCGGCAGCCCAG caaaataacaaacaaagcaGATGACGACGAATCCGCGTCTTCCGACTCTTTGGGCGAGCATCTTTTTGACCTGGTCGACGTTTACAACACTGGCTACTCGCAGAAAATCACAG GCATGTTACTGGAGCAGGACAAGGAGGCCGTGTTGAAGCTCATGTCGGATCCCCGACAGTTGGAAAAGCAGGTCAACGCCGCGCTCAAGACTTTAAAACG GCAACACGCGGAGGCGGCGGACGTCAGCGACACGTCGGACGCGGACGACACCGAAGGCCTGGGCGAGAAGCTCTTCTTGCAGGTGGAGGAACTGGACCGGCTTCACGCACATGAAATCACCG gTATGCTACTGGAAATGGACACGGGTGTTCTCCGCCAGCTCCTTGGGGAGCGCGCCTTGCTGGAGGCCGCAGTTCACAAAGCGCAAGCCGCCCTTGGCACTGAAAATATCGGAATATTGGACCA GCACAAATAG
- the rpl28 gene encoding 60S ribosomal protein L28 yields MSAHLQWMVIRNCSSFLLKRNGQTYSTEPNNLKSRNSFRFNGLVHRKTVGVQPAADGKGVVVVLKKRRGQNKPATSYDKITINKNSRATLNSLRHIIRKNKYRKDLCMASLRRASAILKSQKPVVVKKKRTKAAKTA; encoded by the exons ATGTCGGCCCACTTGCAGTGGATGGTGATCAGGAACTGCTCCAGCTTCCTCCTCAAGAGGAACGGACAGACCTACAGCACC GAGCCCAACAACCTGAAGTCCAGGAACTCGTTCCGCTTCAACGGCCTGGTCCACAGGAAGACGGTGGGCGTGCAGCCGGCGGCTGACGGCAAGGGAGTGGTGGTCGTGCTCAAGAAGCGCAGAG GTCAGAACAAGCCAGCCACTTCTTACGACAAGATCACCATCAACAAGAACTCCCGTGCCACTCTCAACAGCCTGAGGCACATCATTCGCAAGAACAAATACAGGAAGGACCTGTGCATG GCCTCCCTGCGCCGTGCCAGTGCCATCCTGAAGAGCCAGAAACCCGTGGTGGTCAAGAAGAAGCGCACCAAGGCTGCCAAGACCGCATAA